Genomic DNA from Kryptolebias marmoratus isolate JLee-2015 unplaced genomic scaffold, ASM164957v2 Scaffold85, whole genome shotgun sequence:
GTTCCATCATACCGCTCaggagacgggttctgtgttcctgagatgaacgTGTGAATTCACTCTACCCCGCAGCTCTAGAGTTTGTGAAGCTGCTCAGAGTCCTCATCCTCAGAGAAACGAGTCCCGGACCAACATGAGCTGAGACATCCCTCAGAGAAGACAAAGACATGTCCcccaaagagacaaaaagacagattacagtttggAACAAAGAGCTTCctgtttggagacatgtcctgtggtctgaaaCTGTTTGACTAGAATGAGCATCGTTacgtttggaggaaaaaggagaaagcCTGAGAACATCATCCCAGCTGTGAAGCACggaggtggcagcatcatgctgtgaggCTGTTtggctgcaggagggactggtgacCTTCAGGAAATAGATGCCATCATgaggaaatactgaagcaacatctcaggACATCAGGAAGCTGAAGCTCGGACACAGATGGGTCCTCAAATGGACAATGTCCCTCAGAAGACAGACAGATTAGGTCCAAAGTGTcttcaggacaacaaagtcagtgttcAGGAGCgaccatcacaaagccctgatctgaAAAGGAGTTCTACAAACCCGACTGTGTTcctccagttctgtcaggaggaacgggACAAAATTCACCAAAACCAGAACATCTGACCCGAGTCAGACGCCTGAAAGACAACGGCTCCGAACACTGAGGACATGGATGGACACTTGGAGACAGTGAAAGATTCTCTTCCTCTTGTCTTAGACTGAcgtcctttttatttcttatttcttgttttagttcagtttttcttgttattataatttcttcctttcagcttttcttctcttccattagttttcagtttgacttattttttcttgtctttgttcttcatcgtcatcttcttcttctttccattAGCTTCCCTCCGTCCTCCCTGTTTTTCTGGAGTGGGCGAGAGACCACCGCCTCTAATTAGCCACTTCagtccctctcctctttcaCTTCACCTGTTCACCCCCTCGTAACCACAGGAACGGGATAAACAGCTCTTAATTGGCCGGCAGCAGTTTAATGCACTTCCTGTCGAGAGCTGTTCAGCAGAggctttcacacacacacacacacacacacacacacacacacacagtgtgtaCAGAAGAAAATTGGCAGTAATGTTGTTTATATTTACCCCATTATTCGGTCCAAACATGACACGCACACACCAAGCCGTAATGCAGAGTTGGAACAGAGAGCCGGGCCATAATGAAATAATTGCTCAGCTTATTTGTACATTAtggtaattatgttttttactgGGAAATTAATTTTGCCATCATGCTTCAGATGGACGAGGTAAACTATATTCAAAGCGAGCCCACACACACTCCAGCTAACACACAGCGCCGGGGTCACATCTGAAGCCAGCCTCTCAATCTGAatagaaaacagtttgtttttgtgtgttcgCCCGGAGGACTCGGATTGGTTAATTGGACCTCGTTAGTGAGGGGGGGTTGAAAAGACAGATGGATAAAAGAGAGCTTGGgccaaaagacaaagatggCTCTTCTCCATGAActctggctttttatttttaatggatgCCAAAGTGCAGAGTTGTGTTTGTAGAACTTTCTGGTCCAAGTTCAAGAAGTCCTGATGGACGGATGCTGGGTAGCGGTGGTCCAGAGACGGGCTTGGTTGGATAGATGGGTTCCTGTTGGTGGGTTGTAGACACGGACTCAGATTATAAACTGTTCAAAGTTGGTGTCAAACCACCAGTCAGGACACAGATGACCTGTAGGTGGGTACAGCTGGGACCAGACGGGGTCCAGTCCAGGTTCAAGTCCTGAGTCCTTTCCTGGTCTTCATCTACAGTTCTCCAgatttctgaaggtctttcagacCTTGACACGTAAAGACTCCAAACCTGTAGAACGGTTCCACCTCCGTCAGGGAGTCATGTGATCCCTGTTCATCCTCCATGTTTCCTAAGTAAACATGAGAAGGTTTTGATGTCTGAATGTCTATCATTGTCCTGAGGACTGTGTGAGGTGTGTCCTCCAGTCACCTGTCTCCTGTCCAACGACAGATTGTCTCCATGTGAGACATCCTGCTGCCTGAATCAGACTCTCGTCTGGACCCAGCTACCCACTGACTGTGTCTCCACTTGAGCTCCTACAGGTCCGGCAGAGGGTCAGATCAGAACCGGGTCGGATCAGAACCGGGTCGGatcagaaccgggtcagaactGAAGTGCTGTCTGTTCCTCTGGGTTCCAGATCATGCTGAACTCTCTGCAGAAGTATCAGCCTCAGCTGCACATCGTCTGTGTCGGCTCTCGGCATCGTTTGGTTTCCAACGTTTCCTTCAAAGAGACTCAGTTCATCGCCGTCACCGCCTACCAGAACGAAGAGGTACTCGTCTTCCTCACGCTGCCTGCCTTCCTGTTCTGTGACTACACCAGCCTGAACACATTTAAAGGCTGCTGTTTATCACAGCGGGAACATTTACAGGATTTACTTCAATCCTTTAAAACCAGAAGGAGTTATCTGTCACCACGTGTGTTTCAGATTCTTAAAATGAATCAAGTCAGGAGAAGAGttgaggatttaaaaacagagttgATTTCCACCTTCAGGATCCTGAAGGTTTTCATGGTTCAAGGAGGTATTTTTTGACtaatttctcctgttttttgttcAGATTACAGCTCTGAAGATCAAATACAACCCGTTTGCTAAAGCCTTCCTGGATGCTAAAGAAAGGTAAAATCTGCTGAATCTGCAGAAATCCCATTTCTAATCCTGGGAGTGTTTGGATTTGAGGAAGCttcaaaggaaaaacatttaataaataactgtATTTAAAGGTGGAGACATGACTAAAGATGGATTTATTGTAAGAGTGGGTTTGGGCCTGTTTGTCTGATTAACGAGCTGAAAGACTCCGATTGAAGCCGTGATGTTTGGTTCTTCACAGGAACCCAGCAGCTCGCAGTTTACCGGAGTCTCCGGAGAGCCGGGTGGCCCTGCAGCCGTGTGAGTCGGACAGACGAACACACAGACTTCATTCTCTGTTCTCACTGTTCATATAacgcaggggtctccaatcctggtcctcagggcctccatcctgcaggttctccttgttcctctgctccaacacacctggtctgaatcagtgggtgattaacaggcttctgcagaacatgaagaggtgatttaacctctgaatcaggtgagctggagcagaggaacaaggagaacatgcaggatggaggtcctgaggaccaggactggagacccctgataTAACGTCTGACAATTTTATTACTCTGGAAACTAATCTGTTATAAATGTACATATAAAGATTTCTTCTGTGAAAATAACTTAACTTGAATTTTCATCAATATTTCTAAAGTTTCTAAACCAGATAAACTCATTAAATTCAGGTTATTCAGTTAGCAGCGATCTGagggggagggtgtgtgtgtgagaaggtGCGGTgagggtgtgagtgtgtgagggtgtgtgtgtgtgtgtctgtgtgagagtgtgtgtgtgagaaggtgcagtgtgtgtgtgtggggtacagacattagtttttcttttataatttatttcctttctttatttgctcataaataaacaaacagcagattttttGATCCGATTCTCTTTATCTTCCAGGAAATAAACTCAGTCCAGATTTTCCcagaagctgcaggtttctgacctcagtatttatttactgacGGCTGTTATCAGTTATTTCAtcaaaccttcggctcgttcagctgataACTGCTGGGACTTTGGgcttttttacagatgtttccATAGAAACACGTGAAGATGTCTTCATTCCTTCAGGaactttgttctctttcaaacctgcttcagctgctcttctGATGCTAccgttagcttttagctcctgtgtAGCTGCTCTTAGCTTCAGCTGCTGGGTTTAGCTGGTTCTGCAGACTTTTCTCTCGTTTATGGATGTAGATCGTTTTTAACAGAAGTTTTGGGtgtttctgtgcggcccggtatGAAGCCATCCATGGACCGTTATGGGCCCTTGCCCCAGTGTTTGGGGACCCtgaacatttaatttgaaagtTTATCGTCTGAAACTGTTTATCAGGTTCAGCTTCTCGGGGATTCTGtgagttttaaatgaataaatggatgTTTTTCAGGGGAAACTGTTgaaatttaaagttgttttttttttatttggaatgTTTTTGGTTCTCAGGCTGGTCGCTGTGCTCAGctggaggaggcggagccttTTCCTACTCCGGCAGCCTCCCGCTGGCGTCGCACCATCATCACCATGGTTACAAGCATCACGGTTACCCGGGGCGACACACGCCTTACCCCCCCGCCTACCTGCCGCACCGCTCACACTCCTCAGGTGAAACGGTCTGAACCTCTGCAGTCACATCCCAGACGTCACCTGGATGGtcgtttcacttcctgtttcctgtttgatccCTCAGTGTGTCTGTCTGAAGGAGTCCAGGTGTTAGCTGAAGGCTGGAGTAGCTCCTCCCCCcgtcctgcctcctcctcctcctcctcaccctcctcctcctccctccttctgaCCAGCACCGCTCCTTCAtcacagcctcctcctcctcctcacagctcCAGGTGAGGCCCCGCCCACTACCTTTGTGAACCTGCCTGACGTCAGACtgaccatgtgtgtgtgtgtgtgtgtgtgtgtgtgtgtgtgttttcagtcagtACCCCTGTCTGTGGACCGTAGGCTGCACTGAgctaagccccgcccactcacCGTGTGCCACTCTCCATGGACCAATCAGCAGCGAGAGCCTCATGCAGCCTCCTGGTCACGGTCGAGTGGGCGGAGCTGGATGGCCACATGGCCACACCCACTCTTTCTGAGGATGGTGATTGGTCAAATCTGGTTCaatctgtttattgttattattatatattaagGGTCTGTCCTCTGGAAtaattcaggtgtttttttttgtaggagGCAAATCATCAGCCCAGCTAACAGCTGAAGATCCTGGTTTTATTAAACGGACctcagaaaaattaaataatatttaaatgttggtcatttttaaactcTTGTCAGTGGAAATAAGCAGGTTTTCTggatgtttataaaaatataatccAGGTTTGTTTTCCAGtcagaaccttcagctgctggtttgatttggttttcgtacaaaataaaactgcctcTTATTGTGAAAGAGCAGTGATTCCATTTGTGACtggatgtttgtgtttaccTGTAAATATCCCCGTGAACACCTGGATTGTGCTTCACCTCTGCCTGTTAATGAGGCCCTGTTTACAGGAGAACCGTGATGTCTAACGGGTCGGGCTCAGGGGACACTGTCTGACAGCAGCTCCATccacagtgaggttgggttgctgctccATGTTGAATAAGTTCCCCTCTGAGTCCTGGATCTTAAAGGTTCTGGTGTCGTGTGAAGGAACGTCTGAGCTGCAGGGATGTTCTGGTTTGTCCATGTAAACCGGGCCTGAGTGACCCGTTAGTAAAGAAATCAAACTGTTCTGATGTTAAAGTCTCTGTGAGACTTTAGTCTCTCCTGGTGTCTAAGCTGAAACATGttcctgtctttgtgttttcttgtttgtctgaaaaacaaaactttaaaatctgtaaaataaacttcactaaactgaaaaacaccagatcttcagctgcttgttttttacaCGTGGgcgaagagaagaagaaagttattaattttatttgactaaattaAAGCCTTACTGTAGGTCTGTTAAAGCTTCTTGTTTCAAATAAAGTTGTTCTAATAAAGCAGAGAACAGCAGATGTTTTCCTGGTTCTGAACTGTCAGAAACTTCCTCCGTTAACTCAACTTTACCGCTAATTCGCTGAatgtgagcttttattttgacacccCGCTCTCCGGAAGCTGTTACCCTCCGACCCGGAAGTTGTAGTTCTGTCGGGAGGAAGCGGTCCGGTTCGGAAACAAGGAGTAGGACCGAAGCTGGACGGACTCCTTTGttgaggtttgtgtttttgtttacttcgcagctatttgtttgtttgtttgtttccggCTCAGAGGTAAACTCTGCTTCCTGCCGGAGACGGAAAcggcttttattttcacagttttgcCCTCCGGGGACATGTGGACATGTGGACATCAGGTCCAGCCAGCTGCTGTGGAAGACTTCTGTTTGTGGGACTGAATGTCTGAAATgagaggattttattttaaatttatttgttattttgctCAGATGTAGCTGCAGCTCGGCTCACTGAGGGTTTTTATTGAGCTTTAAATCTACTGTCTGGTTTaagttaagttttgttttgtgtgttctttTTATAAATGGAGCTTCTTGTTGTTGAATGTTTCACTcatgaagtaaacaaacaaacaaaggaagggggcggggcttagaaGCCACTTTCAGGTGAATTTGAAGCAGGTTGTGTTTGTTCTCAGGTGTGAACAGCTCCTGGATCAGCGCCAGCGGCCATCATGGCTCACATCACCATCAACCAATACCTGCAgcaggtgacctttgacctccgcCCCTCTCCTGGTAGGTTTTGGGTTAACGGCGACTGAACTctgttctcctcctgcagatCTACGAGGCCATCGATAACCACGAGGGCTCCTTCTGCGCAGAGCTGCTGTCCTTCAAACACCCGCATGTGGCCAACCCCCGCCTCCAGGTGAGGCCCCGCCCACTCAGACAGGTGCTCAGGTGGGACACAGactcacctgtgtgtgtgtgtgtgtgtttcagctgtCCAGTCCCGAGGAGAAGTGTCAGCAGGTTCTGGAGCCGCCGTACGATGAGATGGTGGCTGCTCATCTCAGGTGAGGTGGACAGGTGCTTCGTCCGTTACCGAGCGTCCTCAGAAGGAGCGCTGTCACACCTGTGTGTGTTACAGGTGTACGTACGCCGTGGCCAATCACGACTTCGTTGAAGCTTACAAGTTCCAGACCCTCGTCGTTCAATATcctttaaaaatctgtaaaacaccTGCGACCCGTCCAACCTGTCCAACCCATCCCAGTGTGATCCTTGACCCCTCACGTCCTTCCTGAGGGCCTTCCAGTCCCACAAGGAGGAGAACTGGTGAGTCCGGTGTGATTGTGTGCTGAACGCGCCGCCTGTGAACGCACCGTCAGCcgtgtgtttgtgctttcagGGCTCTGCCCGTCATGTTCGCCGTCACTCTGGACCTCCGGATCTTCGCCAACAACGTGAGAACGGTTCCAGTTCCAGATTGTTTCCAGAAACGTTATTGCGGTTAGAACGTATCTGGACCTGTTTGGATCTGATCTGAATGCCTTGTTCTGACCTGGATCTGGTTCTGACctggttctgattctgatcTGAGCTAAATCTGGATCTGTGTGACTGTAGATATGATCTGATGTAGGTCTGACCTTGTTCTGAACCTGGTTCAGAGTCAGGTCTAGATTGAAACAGATCTGGATTGGACCTGGTTCTGACCTGGATCTGGACCTGGTTCGGAGTCAGGTCAGGTCTAGATTGAAACAGATCTGGATTGGACCTGGTTCTGGACCTGGTTCTGGACCTTGGTCAAAGTCAGGTCAGATCTAGATTGAAAGAGATCTGGATTGGACCTGGTTCTGACCTGGATCTGGACCTGGTTCTGGACCTAGTTCGGAGTCGGGTCAGGTCTAGATTGAAACAGATCTGNNNNNNNNNNNNNNNNNNNNNNNNNNNNNNNNNNNNNNNNNNNNNNNNNNNNNNNNNNNNNNNNNNNNNNNNNNNNNNNNNNNNNNNNNNNNNNNNNNNNNNNNNNNNNNNNNNNNNNNNNNNNNNNNNNNNNNNNNNNNNNNNNNNNNNNNNNNNNNNNNNNNNNNNNNNNNNNNNNNNNNNNNNNNNNNNNNNNNNNNNNNNNNNNNNNNNNNNNNNNNNNNNNNNNNNNNNNNNNNNNNNNNNNNNNNNNNNNNNNNNNNNNNNNNNNNNNNNNNNNNNNNNNNNNNNNNNNNNNTTCCAGAAACGTTATTGCGGTTAGAACGTATCTGGACCTGTTTGGATCTGATCTGAATGCCTTGTTCTGACCTGGATCTGGTTCTGACctggttctgattctgatcTGAGCTAAATCTGGATCTGTGTGACTGTAGATATGATCTGATGTAGGTCTGACCTTGTTCTGAACCTGGTTCAGAGTCAGGTCTAGATTGAAACAGATCTGGATTGGACCTGGTTCTGACCTGGATCTGGACCTGGTTCGGAGTCAGGTCAGGTCTAGATTGAAACAGATCTGGATTGGACCTGGTTCTGGACCTGGTTCTGGACCTTGGTCAAAGTCAGGTCAGATCTAGATTGAAAGAGATCTGGATTGGACCTGGTTCTGACCTGGATCTGGACCTGGTTCTGGACCTAGTTCGGAGTCGGGTCAGGTCTAGATTGAAACAGATCTGGATTGGACCTGGTTCTGACCTGGATCTGGACCTGGTTCTGGACCTTGGTCAGAGTCAAGTCAGGTCTAGATTGAAACAGATCTGGATtggacctggttctggttctgggtgTGTTCAGgcggagcagcagctgcagaagaaaggaaaaggaCAACCAGGAGAAATGTTGGAGAAAGCAGCCGAGCAGCTGATGAGCTGCTTCAGGATCTGCGCCAGCGACAAGTCAGTCATTTTATAAGACAGGTTCTAATGCAGAGAACATACCGAGCGGTTCTGAACCAGAGAACGTAGCCCGGTTCTGATATTTCTCTTCCGTTTCACAGTCGAGCGGGCATCGAGGACTCCAAGAAGTGGGGGATGATGTTTCTGAGCAACCAGCTCTTCAAGATCTACTTCAAGGTTCTTACTCCATCTCCTGAGAGTTCTGTGTTCTGTTGGTTCTCTGGTTGATTGATGACGATGTGTTCCAGATTAATAAGCTGCACCTGTGCAAACCTCTGATTCGAGCCATCGACAGTTCCAACCTGAAGAACGACTACAGTCCGGCTCAGAAGGTCACCTATAAGTACTACGTGGGCCGTAAGGCCATGTTCGACAGTGACTTCAAAACAGGTGAGACAGCCGTCCTGCTCCGGGTTCTACACGAGGAACGGGGCGCGGCAGCGTGGTCTGAGCTCTGATCCTGCTTTGTTCTCCGTCAGCGGAGGAGTTCCTGTCGTACGCCTTCCACCACTGCCACCGATCCAGCCCCAAGAACAAGAGGATGATCCTGATTT
This window encodes:
- the LOC108229398 gene encoding T-box transcription factor TBX19-like, whose amino-acid sequence is MLQMDEIMLNSLQKYQPQLHIVCVGSRHRLVSNVSFKETQFIAVTAYQNEEITALKIKYNPFAKAFLDAKERNPAARSLPESPESRVALQPCWSLCSAGGGGAFSYSGSLPLASHHHHHGYKHHGYPGRHTPYPPAYLPHRSHSSVCLSEGVQVLAEGWSSSSPRPASSSSSSPSSSSLLLTSTAPSSQPPPPPHSSSQYPCLWTVGCTELSPAHSPCATLHGPISSESLMQPPGHGRVGGAGWPHGHTHSF
- the pcid2 gene encoding PCI domain-containing protein 2 — protein: MAHITINQYLQQIYEAIDNHEGSFCAELLSFKHPHVANPRLQLSSPEEKCQQVLEPPYDEMVAAHLRCTYAVANHDFVEAYKFQTLVVQSFLRAFQSHKEENWALPVMFAVTLDLRIFANNAEQQLQKKGKGQPGEMLEKAAEQLMSCFRICASDNRAGIEDSKKWGMMFLSNQLFKIYFKINKLHLCKPLIRAIDSSNLKNDYSPAQKVTYKYYVGRKAMFDSDFKTAEEFLSYAFHHCHRSSPKNKRMILIYLLPVKMLLGHMPTHQLLRKYDLVQFADVTKAVSEGNLLLLNEALSKHETFFIRCGIFLILEKLKIITFRNLFKKVYLLLKTHQLPLDAFLVALKMMQVEDVDIDEVQCILANLIYMGHIKGYISHQHQKLVVSKQNPFPPLSSVS